A single region of the Cyanobacteria bacterium GSL.Bin1 genome encodes:
- a CDS encoding permease: MNQLGNSVTLFLSLIVEAFPFLLMGVILSSLLLLFIDEAKLIHVLPKNPILGALMGSLVGFLFPVCECGNVPVARRLLLERVPISVAIGFLLAAPTINPIVIWSTWIAFRDQPEIVGLRVLFSLIVAVIISCLFSVQKDVKVLLQPTLARQLQYSRKKVKRSNQSLKQQSPLLQSGTFLLNANGQPISLETVSTVDAPRKGLTGWRWQAFLNNLTQELRELGGILILGSAIAAGIQVFTPRELILGLGQSPITSIIVMMTLGALISICSTVDAFFALSFSATFTTSSLLAFLVFGPMIDLKSVGLLLSVFKPRIIIYLFAISAQLIFLLTLGYNYLLS, encoded by the coding sequence ATGAATCAATTAGGCAATAGTGTAACTCTTTTTCTGAGCTTAATTGTTGAAGCTTTTCCTTTTTTATTAATGGGGGTGATTCTATCTAGTCTTTTACTCCTCTTTATTGATGAAGCCAAACTGATTCATGTTCTGCCTAAAAATCCAATTTTAGGTGCATTAATGGGAAGCTTAGTGGGATTTCTTTTTCCCGTTTGTGAATGTGGAAACGTCCCCGTTGCCAGACGTTTACTCTTAGAGCGAGTACCGATTTCTGTGGCCATTGGCTTTTTATTAGCTGCGCCTACTATTAATCCGATTGTGATTTGGTCAACTTGGATTGCTTTTCGCGATCAACCGGAAATTGTTGGCTTAAGGGTTTTGTTTTCTTTAATCGTCGCTGTGATCATTAGTTGTCTTTTCAGTGTCCAAAAAGATGTCAAAGTGCTTTTACAACCGACTTTAGCTAGACAACTCCAGTATTCCCGCAAAAAAGTTAAGCGCTCGAATCAGTCGCTAAAGCAACAATCCCCTCTCCTGCAATCTGGAACTTTTTTACTTAATGCCAATGGTCAACCCATCTCTTTAGAAACAGTTTCCACTGTAGACGCACCGAGAAAAGGGTTAACTGGTTGGCGTTGGCAAGCCTTCCTCAATAATTTAACCCAAGAGTTACGAGAATTAGGCGGAATCTTAATTTTAGGGAGCGCGATCGCCGCGGGAATTCAAGTGTTTACCCCACGCGAGCTGATTTTAGGTTTAGGACAAAGTCCGATCACTTCGATTATTGTGATGATGACATTAGGTGCTTTAATCTCTATTTGTTCAACGGTTGATGCTTTTTTTGCCCTATCTTTTTCCGCGACGTTCACCACTAGTTCCTTACTTGCCTTCCTCGTTTTCGGTCCGATGATTGATCTCAAAAGTGTCGGCTTACTCTTGTCAGTGTTTAAGCCCCGCATCATTATTTATCTGTTTGCAATCTCAGCTCAGTTAATTTTCTTACTCACTTTGGGATATAACTATTTATTGAGCTAA